In Gemmata obscuriglobus, a single genomic region encodes these proteins:
- the gatB gene encoding Asp-tRNA(Asn)/Glu-tRNA(Gln) amidotransferase subunit GatB translates to MAEPYKIVIGLEVHVQLLTKTKLFCGCLNKFGLPPNTATCPVCLGMPGSLPVMNEQAFKLALRAALALNCQIARHPGQAPGFTKWDRKNYYYPDLPKNYQISQYDLPFSHDGWLEINIAKDPKKEFVGRKIGIIRAHLEEDAGKNLHDESGKGGDTLVDLNRTGTPLLEIVSHPDMTSPEEAIAYLEEIRLMLREIGVSDCEMQEGSLRCDANVNIHVPVIGKEHAETGKDYHATPLVEIKNLNSFRAVGRAITYEAKRHYEEYQKDTAGTFRFGKMLKTTAGWDDAKGVTVVQRHKEDAADYRYFPEPDLVPVVVTEAQLAEARAAMGELPQEQRKRLVAQYGLSSYDAQVLTAKGRPTVAYFEAVATALNDGKAAANRMSDLVYPALTERKEEITEFPFDAAKFADFVKTGPTNSQDRRDVFKLMVDEGLDLAAAKVRAGIKEVNADALRESVRQAIANNPKAVADFKSGKDAAKMKIVGEVMKANKGVSNEVVRGLVDEELAKV, encoded by the coding sequence ATGGCCGAGCCGTACAAGATCGTCATCGGGCTGGAGGTCCACGTCCAGCTCCTCACCAAGACCAAACTGTTCTGCGGGTGCCTCAACAAGTTCGGACTGCCCCCGAACACCGCCACGTGCCCGGTGTGCCTCGGGATGCCCGGGTCACTGCCGGTGATGAACGAGCAGGCGTTCAAGCTCGCCCTCCGGGCGGCGCTGGCGCTCAACTGCCAGATCGCCCGGCACCCCGGGCAGGCGCCGGGCTTCACCAAGTGGGACCGCAAGAACTACTACTACCCGGACCTGCCGAAGAACTACCAGATCTCGCAGTACGACCTGCCGTTCAGCCACGACGGGTGGCTCGAAATCAACATCGCGAAGGACCCCAAGAAGGAGTTCGTGGGCCGGAAGATCGGGATCATCCGCGCGCACCTCGAAGAGGACGCCGGCAAGAACCTGCACGACGAGAGCGGCAAGGGCGGCGACACGCTCGTGGACCTCAACCGCACCGGCACCCCGCTGCTGGAGATCGTGTCGCACCCCGACATGACCTCGCCCGAGGAGGCGATCGCGTACCTGGAAGAGATCCGGCTGATGCTGCGCGAGATCGGCGTGTCCGACTGCGAGATGCAGGAGGGCTCGCTGCGGTGCGACGCGAACGTGAACATCCACGTCCCGGTGATCGGCAAGGAGCACGCCGAGACCGGCAAGGACTACCACGCCACGCCGCTGGTGGAGATCAAGAACCTGAACAGCTTCCGCGCCGTCGGCCGGGCCATCACCTACGAGGCGAAGCGGCACTACGAGGAGTACCAGAAGGACACCGCGGGCACGTTCCGCTTCGGCAAGATGCTGAAGACGACCGCCGGCTGGGACGACGCGAAGGGCGTCACGGTGGTCCAGCGGCACAAGGAAGATGCGGCCGACTACCGGTACTTCCCCGAACCGGACCTGGTGCCGGTGGTGGTGACCGAGGCGCAACTCGCCGAGGCCCGCGCCGCGATGGGCGAGCTGCCGCAGGAGCAGCGCAAGCGGCTGGTGGCGCAGTACGGGCTGTCGTCTTACGACGCGCAGGTGCTGACCGCGAAGGGGCGTCCCACCGTGGCGTACTTCGAGGCGGTGGCGACGGCGCTGAACGACGGCAAGGCCGCCGCGAACCGGATGAGCGACCTCGTCTACCCCGCGCTGACCGAGCGCAAGGAGGAGATCACGGAGTTCCCGTTCGACGCCGCGAAGTTCGCGGACTTCGTGAAGACCGGCCCGACCAACTCGCAGGACCGCCGCGACGTGTTCAAGCTGATGGTGGATGAGGGCCTGGACCTCGCCGCCGCGAAGGTGAGAGCGGGCATCAAAGAGGTCAACGCGGACGCGCTGCGGGAGTCCGTGAGGCAGGCGATCGCGAACAACCCGAAGGCGGTCGCGGACTTCAAGAGCGGCAAGGACGCGGCCAAGATGAAGATCGTCGGCGAGGTGATGAAGGCCAACAAGGGCGTGTCGAACGAGGTGGTGCGCGGCCTCGTGGACGAGGAACTGGCGAAGGTGTGA
- a CDS encoding pyridoxine 5'-phosphate synthase, with product MIRLGVNIDHVATLRQARRAHEPDTVAAAVLATLGGADGITIHLREDRRHIQDRDVFRLRETVTTRLNLEMAAYDEIVEIALKARPDEVTLVPEKRQELTTEGGLDVVANAASVRGAVERLKGAGVHVSLFIDPDPAQIDASAQFGADAIEFQTASYSEAKGAAVEAELEKLRTATARAVGLGLHVHMGHGLNYWNVQPIVRIAGVEELNIGHSIVSRAVLVGMERAVREMKQVMQEHYPNPRKSG from the coding sequence ATGATCCGCCTCGGCGTTAACATCGATCACGTCGCCACGCTGCGCCAGGCGCGCCGGGCGCACGAGCCCGACACGGTCGCGGCCGCCGTGCTGGCCACGCTCGGCGGGGCCGACGGGATCACGATCCACCTCCGCGAGGACCGCCGGCACATCCAGGACCGCGACGTGTTCCGCCTGCGCGAGACGGTCACCACGCGGCTGAACCTCGAAATGGCCGCCTACGACGAGATCGTCGAGATCGCACTGAAGGCGCGGCCCGACGAGGTCACACTGGTGCCCGAGAAGCGCCAGGAACTGACCACCGAGGGCGGGCTGGATGTCGTTGCCAACGCCGCGAGCGTTCGGGGCGCGGTCGAGCGCCTGAAGGGCGCCGGCGTCCACGTCTCGCTGTTCATCGATCCGGACCCGGCGCAAATCGACGCCAGCGCGCAGTTCGGCGCGGACGCGATCGAGTTCCAGACCGCGAGCTATTCGGAAGCGAAGGGCGCGGCGGTGGAGGCGGAGCTGGAGAAGCTCCGGACGGCCACCGCGCGGGCCGTCGGGCTGGGGCTGCACGTCCACATGGGCCACGGGCTGAACTACTGGAACGTGCAGCCCATCGTGCGGATCGCCGGCGTGGAAGAGCTGAACATCGGGCACAGCATCGTGTCCCGCGCGGTGCTGGTCGGCATGGAGCGGGCGGTGCGCGAGATGAAGCAGGTGATGCAGGAACACTACCCCAACCCGCGCAAGAGCGGCTGA
- a CDS encoding sialate O-acetylesterase, with protein sequence MTVLSLLLLVAGAGASHTPARADAPKPVKVFLLAGQSNMEGKAPNALLDSQAADAKTKDLFAHLRAGDKWAVRDDVFVKFLDRKGPLTVGFGSPGRTGAELEFGTALGNHFDEPVLLVKAAWGGHSLYKQFRPPAAGLPADAVLEKELKQARDRVRQNNEKNKKTDPLPTLDEIKKGYGESYRAMLAEVKGATENMGTLFPALKGRPFELAGFVWFQGWNDQYNGAETEYEANLKHLINDVRKDLKAPKLPVVIAAMGQNGSKPATGPMLVIQKAQLAMNEVPEYRGNVKAVRTDVLVDTAAEELFPTWRENKEKWDKIGGDFPYHYLGSAIWFNRIGKSLADAMLELHKNKP encoded by the coding sequence ATGACCGTCCTGTCCCTCCTCCTGCTCGTCGCCGGAGCCGGCGCGAGCCACACGCCGGCCCGCGCCGACGCCCCCAAGCCGGTCAAGGTGTTCCTGCTCGCCGGGCAGTCGAACATGGAAGGCAAGGCGCCCAACGCGCTGCTCGATTCCCAGGCCGCCGACGCGAAGACGAAAGACCTGTTCGCCCACCTCCGCGCCGGCGACAAGTGGGCCGTTCGTGACGACGTGTTCGTCAAGTTCCTCGACCGCAAGGGGCCGCTCACGGTCGGGTTCGGTTCGCCGGGCCGCACCGGGGCGGAGCTGGAGTTCGGGACCGCGCTGGGCAACCACTTCGACGAGCCGGTGCTGCTGGTGAAGGCGGCGTGGGGCGGGCACTCGCTGTACAAGCAGTTCCGGCCGCCGGCCGCCGGGCTGCCGGCCGACGCCGTTCTCGAAAAGGAGCTCAAGCAAGCCCGGGACCGGGTCCGGCAGAACAACGAGAAGAACAAGAAAACCGATCCGCTGCCGACCCTTGATGAAATCAAGAAGGGCTACGGGGAGTCGTACCGCGCGATGCTCGCGGAGGTGAAAGGGGCGACCGAGAACATGGGCACGCTGTTCCCGGCGCTGAAGGGGCGGCCGTTCGAACTCGCCGGGTTCGTGTGGTTCCAGGGGTGGAACGATCAGTACAACGGGGCCGAGACCGAGTACGAGGCGAACCTCAAGCACCTCATCAACGACGTGCGCAAGGACCTGAAGGCGCCGAAGCTGCCGGTGGTGATCGCCGCGATGGGGCAGAACGGGTCGAAGCCCGCGACCGGGCCGATGCTCGTCATCCAGAAGGCGCAACTGGCGATGAACGAGGTGCCCGAGTACCGGGGGAACGTGAAGGCGGTTCGCACCGACGTGCTGGTGGACACAGCCGCGGAGGAGCTGTTCCCGACGTGGCGCGAGAACAAGGAAAAGTGGGACAAGATCGGCGGCGACTTCCCGTACCACTACCTGGGCAGTGCGATCTGGTTCAACCGCATCGGCAAGTCGCTGGCCGACGCGATGCTCGAACTGCACAAGAACAAGCCGTGA
- a CDS encoding M20/M25/M40 family metallo-hydrolase, producing the protein MTFRLALTCCAALAVTARAPAADPPALSADRIKADIAYLASDRLEGRGPGTRGEELTTDHIAAEFKKAGLKPIGAAGTYFQPVPLVRVATSPKATLQAAAPGKDPIAFQCEEEFSGTSHTQTELEEFDAEAVFVGHGITAPEFGWDDYKGTDVRGKVVVLFTNEPPSDDPQFFGGKALTYYGRWTFKFEEAARRGAKACFIIHTNETAGYPYSVVRPLDGAQLKRDPNTPALAFAGWLSQKAGEKLLAPAGLTVGDALKAADTKGFKPRALGVNLKGRVPTTIEKIHSKNVVGTVEGSDPTLKSEAVLFTAHWDHLGVGRAVVGDTIYNGAADNATGTALLMELARAWAAQSPKPKRSAVFLAVTAEEKGLLGSKYYAQNPLVPLGKTALNLNFDMILPLGVPESVVVTGADRTTAFPVVKAAAAKHKLEVEPDPRAHLGVFYRSDHFSLARAGVPAFSIGAGSKLKGKSADFAKKAAQEFNDQRYHAPQDEVRPEWDYSGFPVLGGFALDIARAAADADKLPTWNPGDEFLPARQKSGVK; encoded by the coding sequence GTGACGTTCCGACTCGCACTCACCTGCTGCGCCGCGCTGGCGGTAACGGCCCGCGCGCCGGCCGCGGACCCGCCGGCGCTGTCCGCCGACCGCATCAAGGCCGACATCGCGTACCTCGCCAGCGACCGGCTCGAGGGACGCGGCCCCGGCACGCGCGGCGAGGAGCTGACCACCGACCACATCGCGGCCGAGTTCAAGAAGGCCGGGCTCAAGCCCATCGGCGCCGCCGGGACGTACTTCCAGCCGGTCCCGCTCGTGCGCGTGGCCACCAGTCCGAAGGCGACGCTCCAGGCCGCCGCCCCGGGCAAGGATCCGATCGCGTTCCAGTGCGAGGAGGAGTTCTCGGGCACCAGCCACACGCAAACCGAACTCGAAGAGTTCGACGCGGAGGCGGTGTTCGTGGGGCACGGGATCACCGCGCCCGAGTTCGGGTGGGACGATTACAAGGGCACCGACGTAAGGGGCAAGGTGGTGGTGCTGTTCACCAACGAGCCGCCGTCGGACGACCCGCAGTTCTTCGGCGGCAAGGCGCTGACGTACTACGGCCGGTGGACGTTCAAGTTCGAGGAGGCCGCGCGCCGCGGGGCCAAGGCGTGCTTCATCATCCACACGAACGAGACGGCCGGGTACCCGTACTCGGTGGTGCGCCCGCTCGACGGCGCGCAGCTCAAGCGCGATCCCAACACGCCCGCGCTGGCGTTCGCGGGCTGGCTCTCGCAGAAGGCCGGGGAAAAGCTCCTGGCCCCCGCGGGCCTCACCGTCGGTGACGCGCTCAAGGCGGCCGACACGAAGGGGTTCAAACCGCGCGCGCTGGGCGTGAACCTGAAGGGCCGCGTGCCGACCACGATCGAGAAGATCCACAGCAAGAACGTCGTCGGGACGGTCGAGGGCTCCGACCCGACGCTGAAGTCCGAGGCGGTGCTGTTCACCGCGCACTGGGACCACCTCGGCGTCGGCCGGGCGGTGGTCGGGGACACCATCTACAACGGCGCCGCGGACAACGCCACCGGCACCGCCCTCCTGATGGAGCTGGCGCGGGCGTGGGCGGCGCAGAGCCCGAAGCCCAAGCGGTCGGCGGTCTTCCTGGCGGTCACCGCCGAGGAGAAGGGGCTGCTCGGGTCGAAGTACTACGCCCAGAACCCGCTGGTGCCGCTGGGCAAGACCGCGCTGAACCTGAACTTCGACATGATCCTGCCGCTGGGCGTGCCCGAGTCGGTGGTGGTGACCGGCGCGGACCGCACGACCGCGTTCCCGGTGGTAAAGGCCGCCGCGGCGAAACACAAGTTGGAGGTCGAGCCCGACCCGCGGGCGCACCTGGGGGTGTTCTACCGGTCGGATCACTTCTCGCTGGCCCGCGCCGGCGTGCCGGCGTTCTCGATCGGCGCCGGGTCGAAGCTCAAGGGCAAGTCGGCGGACTTCGCGAAGAAGGCGGCGCAGGAGTTCAACGACCAGCGCTACCACGCCCCGCAGGACGAGGTGCGCCCCGAGTGGGACTACTCGGGGTTCCCGGTGCTGGGCGGGTTCGCGCTCGACATCGCCCGCGCCGCCGCTGACGCCGACAAGCTCCCGACCTGGAACCCCGGCGACGAGTTCCTCCCGGCCCGCCAGAAGAGCGGCGTGAAGTGA